Sequence from the Metopolophium dirhodum isolate CAU chromosome 2, ASM1992520v1, whole genome shotgun sequence genome:
acattttccATTAATTCTGCATTTAAATACACATTTCTACGGAGAAGTATACTGattacttgtattttttttaagatgtttagttgtaacttgtattaTTACACAACGTTACAACAAAGgacttttttttgcatattattgaatttttgagtgcataaatatgtgtatatttaacaataatttttgcaTAAAAGCCTTAATAATAACGCGAATACcggttttagttttattaatccGTGAAGTTAGTGGTCGCGGTGGGCAGTGGTTAAAtggaatatacaatttatatttaataatacctattcaaatattgctttactttttatttagttttggcATTGGGCGGGCTCGGGTTGTTATCAATTATTCAAGATGAAACCATATGTTTGTCTGCTTTATTATTATCAGTCAAAAATTAATAGATGATAAGGGCGTTCTCTTTTTCACTCTCGAGTGTGTGAACTGTATGAACTGTGAAGTTACTCGAATAATTGAAGAAATTCCGTGTTTACaagtttacaatattgttgtacCGAAATAAATAATCGTCTAATTAAAAATGGCAATGCACTCAGCAGTTAAGGGTAAACTTTTGGCCGTGATCGGAGATGAAGTAAGTTTGGTTACGAAAGTAGTTGCTGTGTAATTATAAACGATAAACGTACGGGAGACCCGcccttttattttgtatattttttcgattttggagagtaaaaaaaatgtctcgaGCGCATACATTTACGTTTGGTTGTTTTCGTTTTAGGACACGTGTGTTGGTTTCTTGTTGGGCGGTGTCGGTGAAATAAACAAACACAGACACTCTAATTTCATGGTTGTTGACAaaagtaatatttgtattgaaacGCAATGCAACTGGTTTAATTGTATTTCTGTCATTATTTAGATACAGCAATAATTGATATTGAAGAATGTTTCAAAGGATTTGTCAAACGAGATGATATCGATATAATACTCATCAACCAAAACGTAAGCTATGATAGTGTTCTTAGACCTACATATTAAGTTTACAGGTCCATGGTAGTGATGTCTTCACATctgatatgataaatattttgcttAAACCATCAACAGGTTGCTGAAATGATTCGTCATGTGATTGAAGGACATACACAACCAATCCCGGCAGTCCTCGAAATTCCTTCCAAGGATCACCCGTATGATGCTAGTAAAGATTCAATTTTGCGTCGTGCCAAGGTGAGTACTATGTGTCGATGTCTGATATTTTTGCAATTTTCCCATTTTATATTGAATGTCTAATTATTGAATTGTTTGGTTTCAGGGAATGTTCAATCCAGAGGATGTATGAGAAATccatttaccaaattattttatcatttgttttttattgttagtttggtcacttttattttaacattccattttaattatttattatatattcatatatatccAGAAaagtgtttattaaaaatattatattgtttattaagacaaaacaatagttattattagagTAGGTAAATTTATGtgccttaaataatattattgagtatatattctaaatatatgctcaatgataatatgtatggtCGTA
This genomic interval carries:
- the LOC132938654 gene encoding V-type proton ATPase subunit F produces the protein MAMHSAVKGKLLAVIGDEDTCVGFLLGGVGEINKHRHSNFMVVDKNTAIIDIEECFKGFVKRDDIDIILINQNVAEMIRHVIEGHTQPIPAVLEIPSKDHPYDASKDSILRRAKGMFNPEDV